In a genomic window of Styela clava chromosome 7, kaStyClav1.hap1.2, whole genome shotgun sequence:
- the LOC120327917 gene encoding serine protease 30-like, whose amino-acid sequence MTLFGQKPMAKEVEDTVESIIIILGANNQTNSDEIGRQYLNVEEYFLHQDYGDVIGSFFADIALLQLTTEVTYDYYVRPACLPTFGSEATVGQTCFVSGFGDTQDTGNQNILQYAGVDIISRETCNEWYSTLNLSIPSDHFCAGFEEGGIDTCQGDSGGPLVCMESSVYVARGITSFGEGCAVAQRPGAYTDVVTYMNWIIGKIDEKEKTTGAYTEYASTHTGNQNILRYAGVDIISRETCNEWYSTLNLSIPSDHFCAGFEEGGIDTCQGDSGGPLVCMKSSVYVARGITSFGEGCAVAQRPGAYTDVATYMNWIIGKIDEKVKTTGAYTEYASTRIATSESTTSHANVTSKRSSQYGQIIF is encoded by the exons ATGACATTGTTTGGCCAAAAGCCAATGGCAAAAGAAgt CGAAGATACAGTTGAAAGTATAATCATAATCCTTGGAGCTAACAACCAAACTAATTCGGACGAAATAGGCAGACAGTATCTTAACgttgaagaatattttttgcatcaaG ATTACGGCGATGTAATTGGAAGCTTCTTTGCTGATATAGCTCTGTTACAACTAACAACTGAAGTGACTTATGATTATTACGTCCGCCCAGCATGTTTACCTACATTTGGTTCTGAAGCTACAGTAGGGCAGACCTGTTTCGTATCCGGATTTGGGGACACCCAAG ATACTGGGAATCAAAATATTCTTCAATATGCCGGAGTTGATATTATATCACGAGAAACATGCAATGAATGGTACAGCACATTGAACCTCTCCATTCCCAGCGACCACTTCTGTGCTGG GTTTGAAGAAGGTGGTATTGACACTTGCCAAGGAGATAGTGGCGGGCCTTTAGTTTGCATGGAATCTTCAGTTTATGTTGCACGAGGGATAACAAGTTTCGGGGAAGGATGTGCAGTGGCACAACGACCAGGGGCTTACACTGACGTAGTAACGTATATGAATTGGATTATTGGGAAAATTgacgaaaaagaaaaaacaactgGAGCATACACTGAATATGCTAGTACTC ATACTGGGAATCAAAATATTCTTCGATATGCCGGAGTTGATATTATATCACGAGAAACATGCAATGAATGGTACAGCACATTGAACCTCTCAATTCCCAGCGACCACTTCTGTGCTGG GTTTGAAGAAGGTGGTATTGACACTTGCCAAGGAGATAGTGGCGGGCCTTTAGTTTGCATGAAATCTTCAGTTTATGTTGCACGAGGGATAACAAGTTTCGGGGAAGGATGTGCAGTGGCACAACGACCAGGGGCTTACACTGACGTAGCAACGTATATGAATTGGATTATTGGGAAAATTGACGAAAAAGTAAAAACAACTGGAGCATACACTGAATATGCTAGTACTCGTATTGCTACTTCCGAATCAACTACGTCTCATgct aacgTTACTTCAAAACGGTCCTCTCAATACGgacaaatcattttttga
- the LOC120327918 gene encoding serine protease 33-like, with amino-acid sequence MVEWRTYIQLLLFLMKATTGFDINSGVCGIPEVNPSISARIVNGSVADEGNWPWMVLILENGNQVCGGTLISKEWILTVAHCMVGDMKSLRIFVGTQRKDASDSNAMEVIIHTLICHQDYDSSTFKDDICLIKLAESVPFSKYIIPACLPTSGSSMQVGSSCIVTGWGETLGTGSNYLLRQAEVFVLDTEQCRSWYGEINTVIPKSHLCAGHKQGGTDTCQGDSGGPLLYKESTQSGQFAYVLRGMTSFGKGCAEKERPGVYVKVVDYLEWIEENIRANSGNSCMPIQSNICGGIVNNSGTIIRNPTDLQSYTYPPNYNCLWRIVAPEGFHIQFIFQCYFLMPHYRRGCNDYILISDLTGGNDIMLCGNKLPDDHMVENNTAVFQFKSDESYEYPGFVVEIRFVVSTSTAISTIHDTTYDVTTTMKASQTIRATTSDSISIKIPYSNITIFIYCLIVIYVVVK; translated from the exons ATGGTCGAATGGCGGACTTATATTCAactacttttatttttgatgaaggCAACAACAGGGTTTGATATTAATTCGG GGGTTTGTGGAATTCCTGAAGTCAATCCATCAATCTCTGCAAGAATAGTGAATGGAAGCGTAGCAGATGAGGGAAATTGGCCTTGGATGGTTCTTATACTGGAAAATGGTAATCAAGTATGCGGAGGAACGCTTATTAGCAAAGAATGGATTCTAACAGTAGCGCATTGTATGGTGGG aGACATGAAGTCACTAAGAATATTTGTTGGCACTCAGCGGAAAGACGCATCTGATTCCAACGCCATGGAAGTCATAATTCATACATTAATATGCCATCAAG ATTATGATTCATCAACTTTCAAAGATGATATATGTTTGATCAAATTGGCCGAGTCTGTGCCCTTCAGTAAATATATTATTCCTGCGTGTTTGCCAACCAGTGGAAGTAGCATGCAAGTGGGAAGTTCTTGCATTGTTACCGGATGGGGAGAAACTTTAG GAACAGGAAGTAATTATTTGCTAAGACAAGCCGAAGTGTTTGTACTCGACACTGAGCAATGTCGGTCATGGTATGGTGAAATCAACACCGTTATACCAAAGAGTCATTTATGCGCTGG ACACAAACAAGGGGGTACCGACACGTGCCAAGGCGACAGTGGAGGGCCTTTGCTCTACAAAGAATCTACACAGTCAGGACAATTTGCTTATGTACTGCGCGGAATGACAAGCTTTGGAAAAGGTTGCGCAGAAAAAGAAAGACCAGGAGTTTATGTGAAGGTGGTGGATTATCTAGAATGGATTGAAGAAAATATAAGAGCAAATTCAG GTAACTCATGCATGCCTATACAAAGCAATATTTGTGGTGGAATCGTGAACAACAGTGGCACAATCATCCGAAATCCAACAGATCTTCAAAGTTATACATATCCACCGAATTAC aATTGTTTGTGGAGAATCGTTGCACCAGAAggttttcatattcaatttatatTCCAATGTTATTTTTTGATGCCGCATTACCGAAGAGGTTGCAATGACTACATACTCATATCAGACTTAACAGGCG GTAACGATATCATGTTATGTGGAAATAAACTTCCCGACGATCATATGGTTGAGAACAACACCGCGGTTTTCCAGTTCAAATCTGACGAATCATACGAATACCCAGGATTTGTTGTGGAGATTCGATTTGTGGTGTCAACTAGTACTGCTATTTCCACTATTCACGACACAACTTATGATGTTACTACTACTATGAAAGCATCACAAACTATCAGAGCGACTACCTCTGATtccatttcaataaaaattccgTACTCAAATAttactatatttatttattgcctCATTGTTATTTATGTCGTTGTGAAATAA
- the LOC144425118 gene encoding acrosin-like has translation MKLGKLFLILICMCIHSNVYGQSGDGDYNGECGVAGITRNNGRVVNGNDATAGQWPWQASMYVKTIIQSLHAFYCGGILIRPTWILTAAHCLQTSFRIESIIILLGAQNQTNLDEIGRQYHYVGEYVVHQDYDDAIGSYFADIALLRLTTEVTYDYYVRPACLPTFGSEATVGQTCFISGFGETQNTGNQNILQYAGVDIISRETCNEWYRTSPLSIPNGHFCAGFEEGGIDTCQGDSGGPLVCMESSVYVARGITSFGEECAKERRPGAYTDVATYMNWIIEKIGEEEEITGASTEYASTRIATSESTTSPGVKLKSNGVFICILFFTFIPSLV, from the exons atgaaactAGGCAAACTATTCCTAATATTGATATGTATGTGTATACACTCAAATGTTTATGGACAAAGTGGTGATGGAGATTACAACG GAGAATGCGGTGTTGCGGGGATCACCAGAAATAACGGAAGAGTGGTAAACGGTAATGACGCAACAGCAGGTCAATGGCCGTGGCAAGCATCAATGTACGTAAAAACAATAATTCAGTCTTTACATGCATTTTACTGCGGAGGGATTCTCATAAGGCCAACCTGGATACTgactgcggctcattgtttgcAGAC gtCATTTCGAATTGAAAGTATAATCATACTTCTTGGAGCCCAAAACCAAACTAATTTGGACGAAATAGGCAGGCAGTATCATTACGTTGGAGAATATGTTGTGCATCAAg ATTACGATGATGCAATTGGAAGCTACTTTGCTGACATAGCTCTTTTAAGGCTAACAACTGAAGTTACTTATGATTATTACGTCCGCCCAGCTTGTTTACCTACATTTGGTTCTGAAGCTACTGTAGGACAGACCTGTTTCATATCCGGATTTGGTGAAACTCAGA ATACTGGTAATCAAAATATTCTTCAATATGCCGGTGTTGATATTATATCACGAGAAACATGCAATGAATGGTACCGTACATCGCCCCTCTCCATTCCCAACGGTCACTTTTGCGCTGG GTTTGAAGAAGGTGGTATTGACACTTGCCAAGGAGATAGTGGCGGGCCTTTAGTTTGCATGGAATCTTCAGTTTATGTTGCACGAGGGATAACAAGTTTCGGAGAAGAATGTGCAAAGGAACGACGACCAGGGGCTTACACTGACGTAGCAACGTATATGAATTggattattgaaaaaattggCGAAGAAGAAGAAATAACTGGAGCATCCACTGAATATGCTAGTACTCGTATTGCTACTTCCGAATCAACTACGTCTCCTGGTGTAAAATTGAAATCGAATGGCGtatttatatgcatattgttttttacttttataCCAAGTCtagtttaa
- the LOC120329064 gene encoding serine protease 1-like gives MNSVIIRAFLLYSTLYHVASDEVQATPRFTNEDDCGVSVISRSGAISRVVNGTASAQGQWPWQAAIVLSSGGSLSVICGGSVINNKWVVTAAHCFNNEPLSDISVFLGVNDKSNGNEANRQILQLESKTCHPNYTENGNFANDICLLRLTSDVSYTTYIRPICLPNQGSSESVGQSCIVSGWGETENTGNNNILQYAEVSIIDHTLCSGWYQAVGLSIPENHICAGYELGGTDTCQGDSGGPLVCQQTVSGSTSYILQGITSFGSGCAEVRRPGVYTKVSEYIDWIDEVVGSSATSIERHSWALVFLCFQCCFFVIQAVY, from the exons ATGAATAGTGTTATAATCAGAGCGTTCCTGTTATACAGTACACTGTATCATGTAGCTTCTGACGAAGTCCAAGCTACACCAAGATTTACAAACGAAG ATGACTGTGGAGTATCTGTGATTTCGAGATCTGGTGCTATAAGTCGGGTAGTAAATGGAACTGCGTCGGCACAAGGTCAATGGCCTTGGCAAGCAGCTATTGTTCTGTCTTCAGGTGGTTCATTAAGTGTGATATGTGGAGGATCCGTCATTAACAACAAATGGGTTGTGACAGCTGCACATTGCTTTAACAA CGAACCACTCTCTGATATAAGTGTGTTTCTCGGAGTGAATGATAAGTCGAATGGAAATGAGGCGAATAGACAGATATTGCAACTCGAGAGTAAAACTTGCCATCCCA aCTACACGGAAAACGGAAATTTCGCGAACGATATATGCTTGTTGCGCTTGACGTCTGACGTCTCTTACACAACTTACATTCGACCGATATGTTTGCCAAACCAGGGAAGTTCTGAAAGCGTTGGACAAAGTTGCATTGTCAGTGGCTGGGGCGAAACGGAAA atactggaaataacaatattctTCAATATGCAGAAGTTTCAATAATAGATCACACACTATGCAGCGGTTGGTATCAGGCAGTAGGTTTATCGATACCAGAAAATCACATCTGCGCCGG ATACGAACTAGGAGGGACAGATACTTGCCAAGGCGACAGTGGTGGCCCCTTAGTTTGCCAACAAACGGTTTCTGGCAGTACATCATACATTTTACAAGGAATAACAAGCTTTGGCTCGGGGTGTGCCGAAGTAAGACGTCCAGGAGTTTACACCAAAGTATCAGAATACATAGATTGGATTGACGAAGTTGTTGGGTCATCAGCAACTTCAATAGAACGCCATTCATGGGCATTAGTATTTCTTTGTTTTCAGTGTTGTTTTTTTGTCATTCAAGCAGTGTATTAG